TTCGTGGGAGGCAGGCGAAAGAGACGCAGCCAATGCCGGCGGAGGCTGGCTGACGCCTCCGCGGTGGGAGCATGAAATGTGCGAGGACACGTCAACATGGACGATCATCGGATGCGAAGCCGGTTGGCGCAACATCTTGCAGCCCATCTGATGGCGCTGGTGCGGCTCATACTCGCACAGGCGATTCAGACGATCGCAGTTCTCCTGCTTCGGAGCCTGAGCGCCACTGTGCTCAATGGGAGCATTCTCGCCGGAAGTTCATGGGAGCGGATCATTGAGTGGGGTAGCAGGTTTCTCAGTAAGGATGCCGAATGGATCGACGTTTCGCCTTCGCGTGGTTTGCATTTAAGCGTTCGACGCCAGCAGCTTTGGCTGAACCGGCGCGCGTTGATAGCTCACTTTCACGCTCAGGTACGCGAAGGATGCGCAAGCCAGGGAACAGTGTGCTTTCATTCATCCTTGTCGTTGTGCTCTGCATCCCTGTGTACGGCTGCGTGACGACAACCCGGGCAGTCTATTCGGCCAGCGAAGCGGCAGTTGCCGAAGTCGATGGCTTCGACAACATCCGTGCTTATGCCGATGCCCCGGATAGCAGCATTAGAGACCAGACACAGTGGTTGCCCCGCACGACCGGCAGGAACCTCAACGTTCTCTGCGTCTCGGGGGGAGGTTCGGGAGGGGCATTTACGGTTGGCTCCTGTCCGCCTGGAGCGATCAACATACACGGCCAGTATTCGATGTTGTCACAGGTGTCAGCACAGGTGCGCTGATAGCACCTTACGCATTTCTCGGCTCCGCATACGACAAGTCGCTCGCCGGCCTTTACACCGGTGGTCAGGCGAGAGAGCTCGTGGACATGAGGTGGATGGGAACCGGTCTTTTTGGAACAAGCCTTCTCAAGGGGGAGCGCTTGCGGCAGATGGTTTCCAACTACATAACAAATGATATCCTGCAAAAGGTTGCAGCTGAGCACCGCCGCGGAAGACGGCTGTTCGTTCTGACGACCAATCTCGATTCCCAGCGGGGCGTGCTCTGGAACATGGGCGCTATTGCAAACAGCGGCCGGCCCGATGCGCTGGCGCTTTTTCGGGATGTCCTGATCGCCTCCGCCAGCATACCGGGCGTCTTTCCAGCGGTGACAATCAAGGCGAAATCCGGGGCCAGGCAGATCGAGGAGCTGCATTCCGATGGCGGCTCATCCATGCAATTCTTTGGATTGCCTGACGCGGTGCTCGCCTCGCCAGGCAAACCACCACCTCTCAACAATCGCCATCCCGAAATGTACGTGATCGTGAACAACGCCCTCATGCCGGAGTTCGCCGAGACGAAGAATTCGACGATCTCGGTGGCCGGACGGTCCTACGCAACGATGGTTAAATCTCAGACCAAACAGGCTTTGCTTGCCCTCTATAACCATAGTCAAAGAACCGGCAGTCGATTGAGGATCGCATGGATCGACAAACAGATTCCCTATTCGATGCTCGATCCCTTCAATACCGACTATATGCGAGCTGTCTATGCGGACGGATACAATCAGACCAAGGTCGGTATGATATGGAAGAACGCGCCAGTCTTTTGAGCCAGGCGTTGCAGCAAGCGGCGGGGGTCTGTTTCAGGAAGGCAGAAGAGAAATCAACTTCGCCAACGCCGCAACCAAATCGCGCCGTTCGGAGAATTCAAGAGCACGAATGCCCTGGAGCAGATGAGACGACTTCGCAACTTCTTCCCTCGTCCTGTTCAAAAGTTCCCGACCTGCCTCCGTAATTTCAACGTAGATCGTTCGCTTATCTGAAGGATGCGGTACCCGTTTAAGGCACTTTCGCTGCTCCAGTTTGGTTAGCCGCCCCGTGATGGCGCCAGTCGTCACCATGCAGAGTTCCGCAAGATCGCTCGGTCGAACAGGGCGGTCCTCCGGACGCTGAGCGAGATGGGTCAGAACATCGATATCACCCACTCCAAGACCAAAAGGCGTGAGAATTGCCTGGAGAGATTCCTGATCCAGCTGATAAAGGTGCCGTATCCTCATAGCAATCGCAATCGGAGAGCTGTCTTCGCCGGGGAAATCAATTTCCCACTGTCGAACAAGTTCCTCGAACACCTTTTGGGTTTGAGATACAACGCGATCGCTACTATCTAACATGTCTAAATCCGATTCATGCGGCCTAGCCTTTACTTACCAAAGCCGGGCATGATGCGCAAAGGGTCCACGCGTAGCCGCGTCCATCACTAATCGCATATGACGCTTGACAGACGATATCTTAGATCTAAGATACCTCTAAACGATATGGGAGGTATCGATGAAAATAAATGCTGCTGCTGCGCCGCCGCTTCCTTATTCGCCACAGGTACAAGCTTACCCCAGCCGGAACGAGTTGAAGGACGTCTTTGGTCGTCTCCCGTCCGGAGTGGTAATCGTCACAAGTATCGCCGAAGATCAACTCACGGGCGCGACTGTCAGCTCCTTCAGTTCGCTATCATTTGACCCACCTTTGGTCGTCTTCGGCCTCGCACAAAAGTCAAAGACGCTCCAGGCGATTTTGCACTCGAGGAAGTTTGCTGCTCACATCGTTTCCGAGCCCAACCGCGAGCTCGCCCTCCGGTTTTCATCGGACGGGCATGACAAATTCGAAGGGTTGGTCTGCACGCTATCTCGCTACGGAGTTCCGGTCCTTCCCGGGTTCGATGCGTCCATCGAGTGCTCCTTGGACGGTACGCATATCATCGGAGATCACCAACTCCTGATCGGCGGGGTTCTTGCCACCTCGACCAATGATGAAGTCAGCGCGCCGGTGGCGTGGTTTCGCAGAGACTTTCATTCATGTGTACCCTTTGCCGCCCCGTGAACACAGGGCACCATCAGCACCAAAAAACAAGGAATTATAGCGTGGACATGAACTTGAAGCTGTTTAAGGAGTCGGCCACGAACGTGCTTGAATCGCCTTACTCCAGTGAGATCGGACGCGGCGTTCGGGAAAAAGCCGCTAAACTCGTTCCCCTGTTGCGCAAGAATGCGTTGGAGGGCGAAAAGCTCGGCGCCTTGAGCCGCGAAAGCCTTCAAGCGCTTAACGATATCGGCGCGTTTCGGCTTACGCTTCCGACCGATTTCGGAGGTTATGCGCTCGGAGCGCGTGACGTGGTCGAGATTGTCAGCGAAATCGGTCGCGGCGACGGTGCCGCGGGGTGGATGGTGTTCGTCGCGGGGGGCTTGCGCAATATCATCTCCTTTCCGGACGACGCGGTCCGGGAAATCTTCGACGGGGGACAGAATTGGGTCGGACCGCTTGCCGCCGGAGCCTCAATCTTCGCGACCAAGGTTGGTTCTGCTCGCCGCGTCGAAGGGGGCTGGATGCTCAGTGGATCGTGGCACTTCGGCAGCGGCTGCAAGCATGCAAAATGGATCGCCGTTGGCGTCGATTACGAGCGTGCCCCGGGAGAGATGAGCCGTGCAATGGCCATCCTTCAAGCTGACCAGGTAGAGATCGTCGACAATTGGCACGTGATGGGATTGAAGGCGACATCATCGAACAGTCTCACAGTAAAGGAAGAGCAATTCGTTCCCGATCGACGCTTCATGGACATGCGTGATTTCCCGATAAGGATGGACGAAACGCGCCGGCGTTACAGCGGCCTCGCCAGCAAATTCGATGCGCGTGGCCTGATGCTTCTCACCAACCTTACTCACATGGCGATTGTCCTTGGGATGGCTCGAGGCGCATTCGAATGCTACGTCGAGATGGCCAAGAAGCAGCAACCCTTCAATCTGCCTTATGCAAAAGTTGCTGAAATGGCCTCGACGCAGGTCTGCGCGGCGAAGGCCTATGCCATGATCAAGATGGCGGAGGCGGTTGCCGATCGCAGCGCCGACATTCTCGATCGCCATGCACTCGAAGGCATCGAGATCACTCGCGACCAGGAACAGGCAATGATGATGGAGTCCGTCTACGCGACAAACTCCCTCGATGCCGTCCTCAGCATGCTTCAACTCAGTATCGGGTCGGCGACCGCGAGCGAAAACAATCCAGTGCAGCGCTTTGCCCGCGATGTACGCGTCGCTCTGCTGCATGGTGCGGTTCGTCTCGACCCGACGGCAGAAATTTTCGGGAGGCACCTTATGGGAATTGAACCATTCCCGATGTTCGCGGGTGGTCTTCCAGACCGGTCGCCACCCGCATCGGCCGCATGAATCAGGGGCTTGTGCGGTAGGAGGCCGCGCAAGAAGCAACTCGGGAGGAGAGAGTTTTGGAACAGGGAGTAAGAGCGCACGCGGTCGGCAGGCCAGTGGCGGTGCGTGGATTTGAATACAGCGCGGAGGCTTGGAGGGTTCTCGGGGCGCTTTGGCTGGTAGTGCTCCTGGTTGTGGCGGTGCCTAGCGCCGGCATCTCCGTAATCAACGCTCAGATGATAGAAGATCTCAATCTCGATCGTTCAGTCTTCGGTTTGGGCTTCGGCGTGTTCGTCTTGATGATGGGCCTCCAGGGTCCTGTCGTGGCGATACTGATGAGGAAATTCGGATATCAGCGCACAGTCACGTTTGGCTGTTTCGTTCTGCTTGTCGGATCTGTTTCCATGGCGTCCGTCGTGAACACCGGCTGGCAGTATGTCATCGCCTTCGGGTTAGTCGTCGGGACCGGTGTATGCGTCGCTGGCATGTTGCCTGCGCAAGCGGCTATTGCGCGGTGGTTTCACGTCCGCCGCGCCTTGGCAGTCTCGGTCGTGCTTTCGGCCATCGAGTTTGGTGGGTTCCTGTCGCCACCGGCCCTTGACCGCTTGCTGGCGGTTTCGGGCAACAACTGGCGCCTCGGCTGGTGGGTGATCGCAGGCCTCGCCTCCGTCGCCTTGCTTACCGTCCGGTTCGCCCTGAACGAACGCGATATTGAGCGGCTCGTAGTTGAAAACCCTACGATTTCTCAAGCGGAGGGGAGACTGCTGTTTTCAAGAGCCAGATCTACTGGACTCTGAAGGAGGCGGTAAAAAGCAGATCCTATTGGCTCATCCTCGCTTATATGAGCGTTGCTGGAGTGGCGTGGGTATTTCTGATGGCGCACGGGGTCGTCCACCTGCAGGACGTTGGCTACACGTCAGCGGACGCGGCTATGGCCATGGCGATCACGATCGTCGCCTCCTTCGTCGGCAATATGACGGCAGGATTTTTGGGTGATCGCATATCGCCGGCAATCATTGCCGCAGCCAGTATGGTGCTCGTCACCCTTGGCTTCTATCTGCTGAGACAACCGCAGGGCTTTGCGGGGATACTGCTTTACGCCGTGCCTGCGAGGATCGGTTACGGTGCTTCGCAAGTCTGCATTATGGCGCTTTTGGGAAACTACTTCGGGCGAGAAGCCTTCCCGTCGATGTTCGGTTCGATGATGCCGGTATCCACGTTCTGCGCAGCATCGGGAGCGGCCGGCGCCGGAGCGATTTTCGACCAGACCGGATCTTACGCGCTGATGTTCAACATCATTATCGGCCTCTGCATCATTGGCGCACTCGCCGTGCTGCTCGCCTCGCCGCCCAGACTGAACAGAATTGAAGAATATCCTGCCGGGGGAGCAGGCCGATGAAAGCATCAACTTACATATGGGAGGGGAAAATGCGCGTCCGACTTGGCTATGCCGCCTCGATTGTTCTTGTGACTGCAGCTACTGCTTGTGCAGATGATAACGGCCTTGCCATCGCGGTGCCGCCAGTTAATCCGGTCGGCAGCGTCCAGGAACCCGTATTCGTTGGACCATTGTCGGAAACCGGCAAATGGCTTCACGACAACGGAGTCGATATTCAACTTGATTATGTGAACATCTATCAGAATGCACCGTCCTTTGGATTCGAAGGAGGCTCCTCCGCAAATTACGGAATGTTCGTCTTCGGAGCCACGGGCAACCTGACGCCTGACCTGAGGATCAAATGGGTCGAGACAATCAACTACCCATCGTACAACACTGACAATTATCTCTTCGATCTGTCGAACGCATTTTTTCCGGTGCCTGTTGTGGATTCACGGACTGATCTGACGCGCCTGACGATCGAAGCCGATTTCCTTGATGACAGGCTTCAGATCGAGGCGGGCAGAATGGGACTCGGAAAAGACTTCATGACGCGGGGCTTTTGCGGGGGGCTCGGATGTCTGAACTCGACGCTGGCGACAACTCTCAATATGCCGGGGGAATCGCTTTCAGTTTGGGGTGCGCGCGCAGGCTATCATTTCACGCCCAATACCGCGATCGGTTTCGGGGTCGTTGAGGACAATCCAGACAACTGGCAGGAGGGAAATGGCTGGGACTGGGGCAAGGGTGATGCCGAGGGCGTAATTGCGATCGCGAACCTCACGCACCAGGAGTCGTTTTTCGATAATCCGAATCCGTTGAAATTTGAGGTTGGCGCCTACTATCGCTCCACGCGTTATGAGGATGCTCTCTACAATTCCGGTTGGGGTAACCCGACCTTTGGGCCGGCACCCACGATCGTCGAGCACGAAGGCACGACCGGCGTTTACGGGCAGGTCCGCAAAGTCGTCTGGAGCGCGCCAGGTGCTGGGCCCGTTCCAGAGAACATCGCGCTCTATGGCGGATTGTTTCACACCTTCGGCGACGGTCAGGCCTATCCGTGGGAGGCCTATGCGGGGATCGAATATTCGGGCTTCTGGGCGGAAAATCCCGTCGCCACGATTGGCGCTTCGGTGCATTACATCGGGCTCAGCGAGAAGCGTGCGCAATACGAGAGAAACGCGCGACTATTCTTTTCCGGCATCGACGAGAAGCAGCCGCGGGATACGTTCATGTTCGACGTCCATGGAAGCGTTGGACTTTTCGAGCGCGGTGTTCTCGATCTCGGCGCCGCCTATATCGTCAACCCCAACACGTCTGTGCTCGCAGATTATTCCTCCGGCCGGCAGAAGGACGGCTTTGTCTTCTATGCCACCCTTGCCTTCGACATCAGCGGCGGCCTCGGACTCTCCCCGTTGCGCCGGCCGTGAGGACGTCGTTGCGGACCACAAAGGACAATGTCATGGAACATGAAAACAAAGAACAGCTGGAACGCAACAAGCATCTGGTTCGGGAATTCTATCGTCGGGTCTTCGATGGTCAGAACCCTGATGCCGCGAAGGACTTCGTGACTGAGGACTACCGCCAGCACTGCGACCATATACCCAGCGGTCTGTCTGGGCTCGAAGGTTTCGTGAGGACGATTTTCCCGAATGGGCCGGTGCCAGAACCCGCCGAGATGCTTATTCCTCCGGCATTCATCGTCGCCGAAGGAGACATGGTTGTTGTCGCTGCCTGTTTACCTCAACCTGAACCGGACGGCAGCGGCAAAACCTACGATTATTTCATTTTCGATGCCTTCCGCGTTCGTGGCGATAGGCTTTCCGAGCACTGGAGCAGTGTGAACAAGATCGCACCCCCCAAGCATTGATACCATGCACAACAGCCTCGATTGGGAGTAGCAACATATGAAGCTTTACCAAGTCCCCGGAACCTGCTCGACCGCATCACGGATCGTTCTGGAGGAGGTAGCCATTCCGGTCGATCTCGTGGACGTCGATCTGCAGACCAAGAACCTGCGGGACGGAACGAGCTATCTCGACGTCAATCCCATAGGACAGGTTCCGGCGCTCCTTCTCGACAGCGGCGAGGTCCTTACCGAAGGCGCGGTGATCATGCAGTATGTCGCCGACCAGGCACCGGCTTCCGGGCTTTTGCCGCCACCGGGCGATTTCAACCGCTATCGTGTGCTCGAATGGACGAACTACATCGCAACCGAGTTGCACAAGACCTTCTCGCCGCTCAATCGGCCCAACACGCCGGTGGAATATCGCGACTTGACCAAAACGACCTTCCTGCCCCGGGTTTTCGGTGTCATCGACACTCGTCTCGCCAGTAGCCCTTATCTGGCCGGGGAAGCGTTCACGATCGCCGACGCCTACGCGTTTGTGGTGCTGGGCTGGGCGAAGAGAGCCGAACTCGATCTCTCGGCCTGGCCGGCAATCGTCGCTTATTTGAAGCGCATCGGCGAGCGTCCCTCCGTCAGAAAGGTACTGAACGCGGCGACCTGAGGCCCGACAAAATTCCGGGCGGCGAGCCGCGTGGCTCGCGACCCGCCTACATGCAGACCGAACCTGCGTGTCCGAACATCTCCGGCAAGGTTGTGGTCTCCGCATAGCAGGGTGGGGGAGGGGTGTCTTGCGGACTCGAACGCGAAGAAGCACCACGGGAAAAAATTCATTCATTCAAGAGAAGGAACCGGAATGACATACCTAATTCGACAGATGGGACATGTGGTCATCTCTTCGCCCGATCCGGTCGGCGCTGCCAAGGACCTTTGTGACGTCGTCGGTCTTCGCATCACCGAGCAGGAAGATGACACGGTTTATCTCTCAAGCAACGACCGCCACCACGAAGTGACCTACGTCAAGGGGGACGGCAAGGCGGTGGCCTGCGGGCTGGAGGCCGCCAGCGCCGACGCGGTCGACGAAGTCAAGCGGAGAGCCCTGTCCGATGGCCTCACCGTGCTCGACGACACACCGCTCGGCAAGCACTACGATAAGGCCGTTCGCCTGATCGCGCCGGGAGGCAGTATCTTCGAGGTGCATACGCCGATCACTCGCAATCAGCCACGTCGTTATAACTATTCGACGCCCGGTGCACGGCCCCGCCGCATCGAACATATCAACTCATTTGCGCCGGATACCCAGGCCTTCGGCGAGTTTTGCGAGAAGGTGCTTGGCATGAAGCTGTCGGACCAGACCGGAGAAGATGGCCTGCGTTGGTACCGAGCCGAGGACGGATTTCACCACACCATCGCCATGGGGCCGGGGGAGAGCGGCCTTCACCATTACGCCTTCGATCTCCACTCGCTCGAGGATCTGGCGGCAATCGCCGACAATCTCACCCTTAAGGACAGGGCGCTGGTCTGGGGCCCGGGGCGGCACGGCGCCGGCGGCAACATCTTCACCTACTACGCCGACCCGCATGGCTGCCTGGTCGAAAATTCGATTGAGCTGGACCGTATCGATAATGACGCAACCTACGAGCCACGCACCTGGGACATTTCCGAAGGTCTGGCCGGTCGCTGGCTCAATCTGTGGGGCACACCTCCCACACCGGAGTTCCTACGTCCGGGCATCGCCTTCGACCCGGATTTCTGAGCGTCCGGCTTTCAGAAGCGGTCGCCGGTTGTTCATGCGCGGTTGAGGGAGGAAAGTCATGACAGAATACGATGTCATCATTATCGGCTATGGACCGACAGGCAAGGTACTTGCCCGGCAGCTTGTCGACGTCGGGCACACTGTGGCGGTCGTGGAGCGCTGGCCGCAGACCTATCCGTTGCCGCGTGCGATCGGCTACGACCACGAGATAAAGCGCATTTTCCACGCTCTTGGCATAGCCAGCGAAGTCGCCGCCATCTCCCGGGAGATGGGTCATTACGTCTGGTACAATGAAGACTGGAAAGCGCTGATCGATATCGACGAGACCCGGGAATCGATCTCCGGCGGCCCGACCGGATATACGTTCAACCAGCCCGACCTTGAACAGATCCTTCATGAGGATCTTCTGCACCGCGACGGGATCTCCTATCACCTCGGCATGGAGGCCGTCGCAGCACACGACGCAGAAGATCATATTGTGGTCGAGCTGGCCCGCTTCGACGCGCAGACCCTGACCATCGATCATTCAGAAACACTAACGCTGACCGGCAGCTATCTGGTTGGCTGCGACGGAGCCAACAGCTTCGTACGCAAGATGATGGATGTATCCGTCATCGACCATGGGTTCGACGAATCCTGGCTCGTCGTCGACGTTAGGCCACACGATCTGGATAAGCTTTCGATTCCCAATGCGGCCCAGTGGTGCAACCCGGCACGCCCCACCACGATCGTGCCAAGCGGGGTGCGCAACAGACGCTGGGAATTCATGCTTCGCTCCGACGAATCGCCCACGCAGATGTGCGAAGCCGACAAGGTTTGGGAACTTTTATCCCCGTGGCTTTCACAAGAAGACGGCGAGCTCATCCGCAGCGCGAGCTATCGATTCCGCTCGCTGGTTGCGGGTGGCTGGCGGAAGGGCCGGATGCTGATTGCCGGTGATGCCGCCCATCTCATGCCACCCTTCATGGGCCAAGGCATGTGCGCCGGGCTGCGCGACGTCTGGAATCTCGGTTGGAAGCTCAATCGGGTCCTCGACGGTTCCGCGCCAGAAAACCTGCTCGACACCTACGAAGCCGAGCGTTCTCCCCACGTGGACGCCGTCATCAGAATCTCGATGGCGATGGGACAGGTGATTTGCGTCCCCAATCCCGAAGCAGCTCGCCGCAGGGATGAGGCCTTTTTTGCCGGAAACCTGCCGCCACCGCCGGCTTTCCCGCCGTTGTCCGGTGGCATCATAGCGCGAGACGGTGATGGTAAGCCCATCGGCGGTGCCGGTGAACTTCTCCCGCATGAT
This genomic window from Agrobacterium vitis contains:
- a CDS encoding patatin-like phospholipase family protein, yielding MSAWSDQHTRPVFDVVTGVSTGALIAPYAFLGSAYDKSLAGLYTGGQARELVDMRWMGTGLFGTSLLKGERLRQMVSNYITNDILQKVAAEHRRGRRLFVLTTNLDSQRGVLWNMGAIANSGRPDALALFRDVLIASASIPGVFPAVTIKAKSGARQIEELHSDGGSSMQFFGLPDAVLASPGKPPPLNNRHPEMYVIVNNALMPEFAETKNSTISVAGRSYATMVKSQTKQALLALYNHSQRTGSRLRIAWIDKQIPYSMLDPFNTDYMRAVYADGYNQTKVGMIWKNAPVF
- a CDS encoding MarR family winged helix-turn-helix transcriptional regulator, with translation MLDSSDRVVSQTQKVFEELVRQWEIDFPGEDSSPIAIAMRIRHLYQLDQESLQAILTPFGLGVGDIDVLTHLAQRPEDRPVRPSDLAELCMVTTGAITGRLTKLEQRKCLKRVPHPSDKRTIYVEITEAGRELLNRTREEVAKSSHLLQGIRALEFSERRDLVAALAKLISLLPS
- a CDS encoding flavin reductase family protein; this translates as MKINAAAAPPLPYSPQVQAYPSRNELKDVFGRLPSGVVIVTSIAEDQLTGATVSSFSSLSFDPPLVVFGLAQKSKTLQAILHSRKFAAHIVSEPNRELALRFSSDGHDKFEGLVCTLSRYGVPVLPGFDASIECSLDGTHIIGDHQLLIGGVLATSTNDEVSAPVAWFRRDFHSCVPFAAP
- a CDS encoding acyl-CoA dehydrogenase family protein, with the translated sequence MNLKLFKESATNVLESPYSSEIGRGVREKAAKLVPLLRKNALEGEKLGALSRESLQALNDIGAFRLTLPTDFGGYALGARDVVEIVSEIGRGDGAAGWMVFVAGGLRNIISFPDDAVREIFDGGQNWVGPLAAGASIFATKVGSARRVEGGWMLSGSWHFGSGCKHAKWIAVGVDYERAPGEMSRAMAILQADQVEIVDNWHVMGLKATSSNSLTVKEEQFVPDRRFMDMRDFPIRMDETRRRYSGLASKFDARGLMLLTNLTHMAIVLGMARGAFECYVEMAKKQQPFNLPYAKVAEMASTQVCAAKAYAMIKMAEAVADRSADILDRHALEGIEITRDQEQAMMMESVYATNSLDAVLSMLQLSIGSATASENNPVQRFARDVRVALLHGAVRLDPTAEIFGRHLMGIEPFPMFAGGLPDRSPPASAA
- a CDS encoding MFS transporter, producing MEQGVRAHAVGRPVAVRGFEYSAEAWRVLGALWLVVLLVVAVPSAGISVINAQMIEDLNLDRSVFGLGFGVFVLMMGLQGPVVAILMRKFGYQRTVTFGCFVLLVGSVSMASVVNTGWQYVIAFGLVVGTGVCVAGMLPAQAAIARWFHVRRALAVSVVLSAIEFGGFLSPPALDRLLAVSGNNWRLGWWVIAGLASVALLTVRFALNERDIERLVVENPTISQAEGRLLFSRARSTGL
- a CDS encoding MFS transporter, translating into MAHGVVHLQDVGYTSADAAMAMAITIVASFVGNMTAGFLGDRISPAIIAAASMVLVTLGFYLLRQPQGFAGILLYAVPARIGYGASQVCIMALLGNYFGREAFPSMFGSMMPVSTFCAASGAAGAGAIFDQTGSYALMFNIIIGLCIIGALAVLLASPPRLNRIEEYPAGGAGR
- a CDS encoding carbohydrate porin; the protein is MKASTYIWEGKMRVRLGYAASIVLVTAATACADDNGLAIAVPPVNPVGSVQEPVFVGPLSETGKWLHDNGVDIQLDYVNIYQNAPSFGFEGGSSANYGMFVFGATGNLTPDLRIKWVETINYPSYNTDNYLFDLSNAFFPVPVVDSRTDLTRLTIEADFLDDRLQIEAGRMGLGKDFMTRGFCGGLGCLNSTLATTLNMPGESLSVWGARAGYHFTPNTAIGFGVVEDNPDNWQEGNGWDWGKGDAEGVIAIANLTHQESFFDNPNPLKFEVGAYYRSTRYEDALYNSGWGNPTFGPAPTIVEHEGTTGVYGQVRKVVWSAPGAGPVPENIALYGGLFHTFGDGQAYPWEAYAGIEYSGFWAENPVATIGASVHYIGLSEKRAQYERNARLFFSGIDEKQPRDTFMFDVHGSVGLFERGVLDLGAAYIVNPNTSVLADYSSGRQKDGFVFYATLAFDISGGLGLSPLRRP
- a CDS encoding nuclear transport factor 2 family protein, whose product is MEHENKEQLERNKHLVREFYRRVFDGQNPDAAKDFVTEDYRQHCDHIPSGLSGLEGFVRTIFPNGPVPEPAEMLIPPAFIVAEGDMVVVAACLPQPEPDGSGKTYDYFIFDAFRVRGDRLSEHWSSVNKIAPPKH
- the gstA gene encoding glutathione transferase GstA, encoding MKLYQVPGTCSTASRIVLEEVAIPVDLVDVDLQTKNLRDGTSYLDVNPIGQVPALLLDSGEVLTEGAVIMQYVADQAPASGLLPPPGDFNRYRVLEWTNYIATELHKTFSPLNRPNTPVEYRDLTKTTFLPRVFGVIDTRLASSPYLAGEAFTIADAYAFVVLGWAKRAELDLSAWPAIVAYLKRIGERPSVRKVLNAAT
- a CDS encoding VOC family protein, which encodes MTYLIRQMGHVVISSPDPVGAAKDLCDVVGLRITEQEDDTVYLSSNDRHHEVTYVKGDGKAVACGLEAASADAVDEVKRRALSDGLTVLDDTPLGKHYDKAVRLIAPGGSIFEVHTPITRNQPRRYNYSTPGARPRRIEHINSFAPDTQAFGEFCEKVLGMKLSDQTGEDGLRWYRAEDGFHHTIAMGPGESGLHHYAFDLHSLEDLAAIADNLTLKDRALVWGPGRHGAGGNIFTYYADPHGCLVENSIELDRIDNDATYEPRTWDISEGLAGRWLNLWGTPPTPEFLRPGIAFDPDF
- a CDS encoding bifunctional 3-(3-hydroxy-phenyl)propionate/3-hydroxycinnamic acid hydroxylase → MTEYDVIIIGYGPTGKVLARQLVDVGHTVAVVERWPQTYPLPRAIGYDHEIKRIFHALGIASEVAAISREMGHYVWYNEDWKALIDIDETRESISGGPTGYTFNQPDLEQILHEDLLHRDGISYHLGMEAVAAHDAEDHIVVELARFDAQTLTIDHSETLTLTGSYLVGCDGANSFVRKMMDVSVIDHGFDESWLVVDVRPHDLDKLSIPNAAQWCNPARPTTIVPSGVRNRRWEFMLRSDESPTQMCEADKVWELLSPWLSQEDGELIRSASYRFRSLVAGGWRKGRMLIAGDAAHLMPPFMGQGMCAGLRDVWNLGWKLNRVLDGSAPENLLDTYEAERSPHVDAVIRISMAMGQVICVPNPEAARRRDEAFFAGNLPPPPAFPPLSGGIIARDGDGKPIGGAGELLPHDDLARGGIRVRLDDLVGRDLVLVTRIAVDDGRLERLGIRQVFLGEAGWRDVNGRLARWLDSRGAVAYLARPDFYAFGTAANTDEVDTLLETFECMVGGREHVLNEIA